A genomic region of Pseudomonas sp. RSB 5.4 contains the following coding sequences:
- a CDS encoding MerR family DNA-binding transcriptional regulator: MSSQTYSISDLARELDITTRAIRFYEEQGLLSPERRGQERIYSPRDKVSLKLILRGKRIGFSLAECRELIELYDPSSGNTKQLNSMLAKISERREQLEQQLLDIEQMKLELDTAEERCVQALEQTLKSQQVAQ, translated from the coding sequence ATGAGCAGCCAGACCTACAGCATTTCCGACCTCGCGCGCGAGCTGGACATCACCACCCGGGCGATCCGCTTTTATGAAGAACAAGGCCTGCTCAGCCCTGAGCGCCGAGGCCAGGAACGTATCTACTCGCCACGCGACAAGGTCAGCCTGAAACTGATCCTGCGCGGCAAGCGCATCGGTTTCTCGCTGGCCGAATGCCGCGAACTGATCGAACTCTACGACCCATCCAGCGGTAACACCAAACAGCTCAACAGCATGCTGGCGAAAATCAGCGAACGCCGCGAACAGCTCGAGCAGCAGTTGCTCGACATCGAACAGATGAAACTGGAACTCGATACCGCTGAAGAGCGCTGTGTGCAGGCGTTGGAGCAGACACTCAAGAGCCAGCAAGTAGCGCAGTAA
- a CDS encoding acetyl/propionyl/methylcrotonyl-CoA carboxylase subunit alpha — MSAPVLTTLLVANRGEIACRVMRTAKALGLTTVAVHSATDREARHSREADIRVDLGGSKAADSYLQIDKLIAAAKASGAQAIHPGYGFLSENAGFARAIEQAGLIFLGPPASAIDAMGSKSAAKALMETAGVPLVPGYHGEAQDLETFREACARIGYPVLLKATAGGGGKGMKVVEDVSQLAEALASAQREAQSSFGDSRMLVEKYLLKPRHVEIQVFADQHGNCLYLNERDCSIQRRHQKVVEEAPAPGLTPELRRAMGEAAVRSAQAIGYVGAGTVEFLLDARGEFFFMEMNTRLQVEHPVTEAITGLDLVAWQIRVARGEALPITQDQVPLKGHAIEVRLYAEDPSNDFLPATGRLELYRESAAGPGRRVDSGVEEGDEISPFYDPMLGKLIAWGEDREQARLRLLSMLDEFAIGGLKTNINFLRRIIAHPAFAAAELDTGFIPRYQETLLPAPGELSDGFWNTAAQAFAQSLPGTVRADDPGSPWALNNGLRAGLPAEVTLHLSCEGQDRALTLNSSGNATLSGEALVVEHDGVRRVLRAIRQGDSLYLQWDGELRRIQAYDPISAVDASHSHQGGLTAPMNGSIVRVLVEAGQSVEAGAQLVVLEAMKMEHSIRAPHAGVIKALYCQEGEMVGEGSALVELEAV, encoded by the coding sequence ATGAGCGCACCTGTTCTCACCACCCTGCTGGTGGCCAACCGCGGCGAGATCGCTTGCCGGGTCATGCGTACCGCCAAGGCGCTGGGCCTGACCACCGTCGCCGTGCACAGCGCCACCGACCGCGAAGCGCGGCATAGCCGCGAAGCGGATATCCGCGTTGATCTCGGCGGCAGCAAAGCCGCCGACAGCTATCTGCAAATCGACAAGCTGATCGCGGCGGCCAAGGCCAGCGGCGCGCAGGCGATTCACCCGGGTTACGGCTTTCTGTCGGAGAACGCCGGCTTCGCCCGTGCCATTGAACAGGCCGGACTGATTTTCCTCGGTCCGCCCGCCTCGGCCATCGACGCGATGGGCAGCAAGTCCGCAGCCAAGGCGCTGATGGAAACCGCCGGTGTACCGCTGGTTCCGGGCTATCACGGCGAGGCGCAGGATCTCGAAACCTTCCGCGAGGCCTGCGCACGCATTGGTTATCCGGTGCTGCTCAAGGCCACGGCCGGTGGCGGCGGTAAAGGCATGAAAGTCGTCGAGGACGTCAGCCAACTGGCCGAAGCTCTGGCCTCGGCACAACGTGAAGCGCAGTCGTCGTTCGGCGATTCGCGGATGCTGGTGGAGAAATACCTGCTCAAACCGCGCCATGTGGAAATCCAGGTGTTCGCTGACCAGCACGGCAACTGCCTGTACCTCAACGAGCGTGATTGCTCGATCCAGCGCCGGCACCAGAAAGTCGTCGAAGAAGCCCCGGCCCCGGGCCTGACCCCGGAACTGCGCCGGGCCATGGGCGAAGCGGCTGTGCGTTCGGCGCAGGCGATCGGTTATGTCGGCGCGGGAACCGTGGAGTTCCTCCTGGATGCGCGCGGCGAATTCTTCTTCATGGAGATGAACACGCGCCTGCAGGTCGAGCACCCGGTCACCGAAGCGATCACTGGCCTCGATCTGGTGGCGTGGCAGATTCGTGTGGCGCGTGGTGAAGCGTTGCCGATCACCCAGGATCAGGTGCCGCTCAAGGGTCATGCGATTGAAGTGCGGCTGTATGCAGAGGATCCGTCGAATGATTTCCTGCCCGCCACCGGGCGTCTGGAGCTTTACCGCGAATCGGCTGCAGGGCCGGGGCGGCGGGTTGATAGCGGGGTTGAAGAAGGTGACGAGATTTCGCCATTCTACGACCCGATGCTCGGCAAGCTGATTGCCTGGGGCGAGGATCGCGAGCAGGCGCGGCTGCGCCTGTTGAGCATGCTCGATGAGTTCGCGATTGGCGGTTTGAAGACCAACATCAACTTCCTGCGGCGGATCATTGCGCATCCGGCATTTGCCGCTGCGGAGTTGGATACCGGGTTTATTCCGCGTTATCAGGAAACGCTGCTGCCGGCTCCGGGTGAACTGAGTGATGGGTTCTGGAATACGGCAGCGCAGGCTTTCGCGCAGAGTTTGCCGGGTACTGTTCGGGCGGATGATCCGGGGTCGCCGTGGGCGTTGAACAATGGTTTGCGCGCCGGTCTGCCGGCAGAAGTCACTTTGCATTTGAGCTGCGAGGGCCAGGATCGGGCACTGACACTGAATAGCTCAGGCAACGCCACACTGTCCGGTGAAGCACTGGTGGTCGAGCACGATGGCGTACGCCGTGTCCTGCGGGCAATTCGTCAGGGCGATTCGCTGTACCTGCAATGGGACGGCGAGTTGCGGCGCATTCAGGCATATGACCCGATCAGCGCCGTCGACGCCAGCCACAGCCATCAGGGCGGTCTGACCGCGCCAATGAACGGCAGCATCGTGCGGGTGTTGGTGGAGGCCGGGCAGTCGGTCGAAGCCGGTGCGCAACTGGTGGTGCTGGAAGCGATGAAGATGGAGCACAGCATCCGCGCGCCCCATGCGGGAGTGATCAAAGCGCTGTATTGCCAGGAAGGTGAAATGGTCGGCGAAGGCAGCGCTTTGGTTGAACTGGAAGCCGTGTAA
- a CDS encoding LysR family transcriptional regulator: MNLSKVDLNLFIVFDAIYTEANLTRAGQIVGITQPAVSNALARLRETFNDPLFVRTAQGMVPTPMAQNIIGPVRNALSLLRVSVQESRIFNPAQAVKTYRISMTDLTEAVILPPLFQRLRRLAPTVIIESFLSKRRETTKELAAGRLDFAVDAPLNTDPQVRHVKLMEDRYVCAMRKGHPLAGKEKLSLDDYLSLTHIHISSRRSGLGYVDLALGKMGIQRKIALRSQHYLMASQVMQQTDMVMTVPERFARRNDLHAFNLPVNDVPPVETHLYWHESTDQDPANRWMREQMIELCQQVTAHEKKLDKV, encoded by the coding sequence ATGAATCTGAGTAAGGTCGACCTCAACCTTTTCATCGTCTTCGACGCGATTTACACCGAAGCCAACCTCACCCGCGCCGGGCAGATTGTCGGCATCACCCAGCCGGCGGTGTCCAACGCGCTGGCGCGGTTGCGCGAGACCTTCAACGATCCGCTGTTCGTGCGCACCGCCCAGGGCATGGTGCCGACGCCGATGGCACAGAACATCATCGGCCCGGTGCGCAACGCGCTGTCGTTGCTGCGGGTGTCGGTGCAGGAGAGCCGGATTTTCAATCCGGCCCAAGCGGTGAAGACTTATCGCATCAGCATGACCGACCTCACTGAAGCAGTGATTCTGCCGCCGCTGTTCCAGCGTTTGCGGCGTCTGGCGCCGACGGTGATCATCGAGAGCTTTCTGTCCAAACGCCGCGAGACCACCAAGGAACTGGCCGCCGGACGTCTGGATTTCGCCGTGGATGCACCGCTCAACACCGACCCGCAGGTGCGCCACGTCAAGCTGATGGAAGACCGTTACGTCTGTGCGATGCGCAAGGGCCATCCGCTGGCGGGCAAGGAAAAACTCAGTCTCGATGATTACCTGTCGCTGACTCACATTCACATCTCCAGCCGCCGCAGCGGTCTGGGTTATGTCGATCTGGCGCTGGGCAAAATGGGCATTCAGCGCAAGATCGCCCTGCGCTCGCAGCATTACCTGATGGCATCGCAGGTGATGCAGCAGACCGACATGGTGATGACCGTGCCCGAGCGTTTCGCCCGGCGTAATGACTTGCATGCATTCAATCTGCCGGTCAACGACGTGCCCCCGGTGGAGACCCACCTGTACTGGCACGAGAGCACCGATCAGGACCCGGCGAACCGCTGGATGCGCGAGCAGATGATCGAGTTGTGCCAGCAGGTGACGGCGCATGAGAAGAAGCTCGATAAGGTGTAA
- a CDS encoding S24 family peptidase: MDKWIELVKAKMSELKITQTELGERVGMSQGGIGHWLNKRREPGITEMNRVLQALGMDFLEVVLVIREPQEVDDDEMPLAQKYNPYFRYPVSDWHTPCEVREGASTTYAATPDKQRFELTDYHARGAAFWLTVTGNSMTAPSGQSIAEGMLILVDPEVEAVPGKLVIAQWQGCDEAIFRKLDEEGGQRYLVPLNPTWPKALLTDECRIIGVVVQATARF; the protein is encoded by the coding sequence ATGGATAAATGGATTGAGTTGGTCAAGGCCAAGATGAGTGAACTCAAAATCACTCAAACAGAGCTCGGAGAGCGCGTCGGCATGTCCCAGGGCGGGATCGGCCATTGGCTGAACAAACGTCGCGAGCCGGGCATCACGGAAATGAACCGCGTGTTGCAGGCGCTGGGCATGGACTTCCTGGAAGTGGTGCTGGTGATTCGCGAACCGCAGGAAGTCGACGATGACGAGATGCCACTGGCGCAGAAGTACAACCCGTATTTCCGCTATCCGGTCAGTGACTGGCACACCCCGTGCGAAGTGCGTGAGGGTGCATCCACGACTTACGCCGCGACGCCTGACAAGCAGCGTTTCGAACTGACGGATTATCACGCCCGTGGCGCGGCGTTCTGGCTGACGGTGACGGGAAATTCGATGACCGCACCTTCGGGCCAGAGCATCGCCGAAGGCATGTTGATCCTGGTCGATCCGGAAGTGGAAGCGGTGCCCGGCAAACTGGTGATTGCCCAGTGGCAAGGCTGCGATGAAGCGATCTTTCGCAAGCTCGACGAAGAGGGCGGCCAGCGTTACCTGGTACCGCTCAATCCGACCTGGCCCAAGGCTCTGTTGACCGACGAGTGTCGAATCATCGGCGTGGTGGTTCAGGCTACGGCGCGTTTCTAG
- a CDS encoding DUF3077 domain-containing protein has product MNISSKDLPDLQMDTTFTSPQGNAAAQRALDYYLKPAVSEPEVDERFFDVKRHLSGEEALVHASDLLRCAAATAFKAAENLQGASRDLAFSVVHMVDMARAMVDHSIDGEQL; this is encoded by the coding sequence ATGAATATCAGCAGTAAAGACTTGCCCGACCTGCAAATGGACACCACGTTCACCTCCCCTCAGGGCAACGCAGCAGCGCAGCGAGCACTGGACTATTACTTGAAACCAGCTGTGTCAGAACCCGAAGTCGACGAGCGTTTTTTCGATGTGAAACGCCACCTCAGTGGCGAAGAGGCTCTGGTGCACGCCTCGGATCTGCTGCGCTGCGCAGCCGCCACCGCCTTCAAGGCAGCCGAAAACCTGCAAGGCGCAAGCCGTGACCTGGCATTTTCGGTGGTGCATATGGTGGATATGGCGCGAGCGATGGTCGATCATTCAATTGATGGCGAGCAGCTCTGA
- a CDS encoding isovaleryl-CoA dehydrogenase, with the protein MSYPSLNFAHGEIIDMLRDQVQSFVADQIAPRAAQIDRDNLFPADMWRKFGDMGLLGITVPEEYGGAGLGYLAHVVAMEEISRGSASVALSYGAHSNLCVNQINRNGNHEQKSKYLPKLISGEHVGALAMSEPNAGSDVVSMKLRADKRGDRFVLNGSKTWITNGPDANTYVIYAKTDLEKGPHGITAFIVERDWKGFSRSNKFDKLGMRGSNTCELFFDDVEVPEENILGVLNGGVKVLMSGLDYERVVLSGGPTGIMQSCMDLIVPYIHDRKQFGQSIGEFQLIQGKVADMYTQLNASRAYLYAVAQACERGETTRKDAAGVILYTAERATQMALDAIQILGGNGYINEFPAGRLLRDAKLYEIGAGTSEIRRMLIGRELFNETR; encoded by the coding sequence ATGAGCTACCCATCCCTGAACTTCGCCCACGGTGAAATCATCGACATGCTGCGCGATCAGGTTCAGTCCTTCGTCGCCGATCAGATCGCCCCACGCGCTGCGCAGATCGACCGCGACAACCTGTTCCCCGCCGACATGTGGCGCAAATTCGGTGACATGGGCCTGCTGGGTATCACCGTGCCGGAAGAGTACGGCGGTGCGGGTCTGGGTTACCTGGCGCATGTGGTGGCGATGGAAGAAATCAGCCGTGGCTCGGCCTCGGTGGCACTGTCCTACGGCGCGCACTCCAACCTCTGCGTCAACCAGATCAACCGCAACGGCAACCACGAACAGAAAAGCAAATACCTGCCGAAGCTGATCAGCGGCGAACACGTCGGCGCCCTCGCCATGAGCGAGCCGAACGCCGGTTCCGACGTGGTCTCGATGAAATTGCGCGCCGACAAGCGCGGCGACCGCTTCGTGCTCAACGGCAGCAAGACCTGGATCACCAACGGCCCTGACGCCAACACCTACGTGATCTACGCCAAGACCGACCTGGAAAAAGGCCCGCACGGCATTACTGCGTTCATCGTCGAGCGCGACTGGAAAGGCTTCAGCCGCAGCAACAAGTTCGACAAGCTCGGCATGCGCGGTTCCAACACCTGCGAGCTGTTCTTCGATGACGTCGAAGTGCCGGAAGAAAACATCCTCGGCGTGCTCAACGGCGGCGTGAAGGTGTTGATGAGCGGCCTCGACTACGAGCGCGTCGTGCTCTCCGGCGGCCCGACCGGCATCATGCAGTCGTGCATGGACCTGATCGTGCCGTACATCCACGACCGCAAGCAGTTCGGCCAGAGCATCGGCGAATTCCAGCTGATCCAGGGCAAGGTCGCCGACATGTACACCCAGCTCAACGCCAGCCGCGCCTACCTGTATGCAGTCGCTCAGGCCTGCGAGCGTGGCGAAACCACGCGCAAGGACGCCGCCGGGGTGATCCTCTACACCGCCGAGCGCGCCACACAAATGGCCCTTGATGCGATCCAGATTCTCGGCGGTAACGGCTACATCAACGAATTCCCGGCCGGGCGCCTGCTGCGTGACGCCAAGCTGTACGAAATCGGCGCGGGCACCAGTGAGATCCGGCGCATGCTGATCGGCCGCGAACTGTTCAACGAAACCCGCTAA
- a CDS encoding hydroxymethylglutaryl-CoA lyase, producing the protein MSLPSQVRLIEVGPRDGLQNEAQPISVADKVQLVDALSAAGLGYIEVGSFVSPKWVPQMAGSAEVFAQIQRKPGVTYGALAPNLRGFEDALAAGVKEVAVFAAASEAFSQRNINCSISESLARFAPIMEAAKQHGVTVRGYVSCVLGCPYEGQVAPEQVAMVARELYAMGCYEVSLGDTIGTGTAGATRRLFEVVSAQVPREKLAGHFHDTYGQAMANIYASLLEGIAVFDSSIAGLGGCPYAKGASGNVATEDVVYLLNGLGIKTGIDLDALIAAGQQISAVLGRPSGSRVAKARSAQ; encoded by the coding sequence ATGTCCCTCCCCTCCCAAGTACGCCTGATCGAAGTCGGCCCGCGCGATGGCCTGCAGAACGAAGCCCAACCGATCAGCGTCGCTGACAAGGTGCAACTGGTCGACGCCCTGAGCGCCGCCGGCCTTGGCTATATCGAAGTCGGCAGTTTTGTCTCACCGAAATGGGTGCCGCAGATGGCCGGGTCCGCCGAGGTGTTCGCGCAGATCCAGCGCAAGCCCGGCGTGACCTATGGCGCACTGGCGCCGAACCTGCGCGGTTTTGAAGACGCGCTCGCTGCCGGGGTCAAGGAGGTGGCGGTGTTCGCCGCCGCTTCAGAGGCGTTCTCGCAGCGCAACATCAATTGCTCGATCAGCGAAAGCCTGGCGCGCTTCGCACCGATCATGGAAGCCGCGAAACAGCACGGCGTTACCGTGCGCGGTTACGTGTCCTGCGTGCTCGGCTGCCCGTATGAAGGTCAAGTCGCGCCGGAACAAGTGGCGATGGTCGCCCGCGAGTTGTACGCGATGGGCTGCTACGAAGTGTCCCTCGGCGACACCATCGGCACCGGCACCGCAGGCGCCACGCGGCGGTTGTTCGAAGTGGTGTCGGCGCAAGTGCCACGGGAAAAACTCGCCGGCCATTTCCACGACACTTACGGCCAGGCGATGGCCAACATCTATGCCAGCCTGCTGGAAGGCATCGCGGTGTTCGACAGCTCTATCGCCGGCCTCGGCGGCTGCCCGTACGCCAAAGGCGCGAGCGGTAACGTCGCCACCGAAGACGTGGTGTACCTGCTCAATGGTCTGGGCATCAAGACCGGTATCGACCTGGACGCCTTGATTGCGGCGGGTCAGCAGATCAGTGCGGTGCTCGGTCGTCCGAGCGGTTCGCGTGTCGCCAAGGCTCGCAGCGCACAGTGA
- a CDS encoding gamma-carboxygeranoyl-CoA hydratase, translating into MSDFNTLELHNDPRGFATLWLNRAEKNNAFNAEMIRELILALDKVASDASLRFLLLRGRGRHFSAGADLAWMQQSAELDYHTNLDDARELAELMYNLAKLKIPTLAVVQGAAFGGALGLISCCDMAIGADDAQFCLSEVRIGLAPAVISPFVVQAIGERAARRYALTAERFGGQRAREIGLLSESYPAAELDQAVEQWIDNLLLNSPAAMRASKDLLREVGNGALTPALRRYTENAIARIRVSPEGQEGLRAFLQKRAPSWQAATTTKEPR; encoded by the coding sequence ATGAGCGACTTCAACACCCTCGAACTACACAACGATCCACGGGGTTTCGCCACCCTGTGGCTCAATCGTGCGGAAAAGAACAACGCGTTCAACGCCGAAATGATCCGCGAACTGATCCTCGCACTGGACAAGGTCGCCAGCGACGCCAGCCTGCGTTTCCTTCTGCTGCGCGGGCGTGGCCGGCACTTCAGCGCCGGCGCCGATCTGGCGTGGATGCAGCAATCGGCTGAACTCGATTACCACACCAATCTGGACGATGCTCGCGAACTGGCGGAGCTGATGTACAACCTCGCCAAGCTGAAAATCCCGACCCTGGCCGTGGTGCAGGGTGCGGCGTTCGGCGGTGCGCTGGGGCTGATCAGTTGCTGCGACATGGCGATCGGCGCCGACGATGCGCAATTCTGTCTGTCGGAAGTGCGCATTGGTCTGGCGCCGGCGGTGATCAGTCCGTTCGTGGTGCAGGCCATCGGCGAACGTGCGGCGCGTCGTTATGCGCTGACTGCCGAGCGCTTCGGTGGGCAGCGGGCGCGGGAAATCGGTTTGTTGTCCGAAAGCTACCCGGCCGCCGAGCTTGATCAAGCCGTCGAACAATGGATCGACAACCTGCTGCTCAACAGCCCCGCCGCGATGCGCGCCAGTAAAGATCTGCTGCGCGAAGTGGGCAACGGCGCGCTGACCCCGGCCCTGCGCCGTTACACCGAAAACGCCATCGCGCGCATCCGCGTCAGCCCCGAAGGCCAGGAAGGCCTGCGCGCCTTTCTGCAAAAACGTGCGCCGAGCTGGCAAGCCGCAACCACCACCAAGGAGCCGCGTTGA
- a CDS encoding AMP-binding protein, with the protein MDQPSANPQRSYTRGSQDKALLAMTIGQKFDQTVAQHPHGEALVVRHQQLRYSWQQLADSVDLHARAMLALGLQAGDRLGIWAPNCAQWCITQIATAKIGVILVNINPAYRSSELEYVLKQSGCQWLVCAGAFKSSNYHAMLQGLAPELAEQSIGQLRSESLPDLRGVISLDAQPPSGFLPWSQLADLASSVSPEQLRERSDSLHFDQPVNIQYTSGTTGFPKGATLSHYNILNNGYMVGESIGLTPSDRLVIPVPLYHCFGMVMGNLGCITHGSTMIYPNDAFDPLLTLQTVAEEKATGLYGVPTMFIAMLDQPLRGEFDLSSLRTGIMAGATCPIEVMRRVISEMHMSEVQIAYGMTETSPVSLQTGPNDELELRVTTVGRTQPQLESKIIDEAGNLVPRGTIGELCTRGYSVMLGYWNNSQATAEAIDEAGWMHTGDLASMNDEGYVNIAGRNKDMIIRGGENIYPRELEEFFFTHPAVADVQVIGIPCSRYGEEIVAWIKFHPGHNASELELQTWCKERIAHFKTPRHFKFVEEFPMTVTGKIQKFRMREISIEELKTVER; encoded by the coding sequence ATGGATCAACCCAGTGCAAACCCGCAGCGCAGCTACACCCGTGGTTCCCAGGACAAAGCCTTGCTGGCGATGACCATCGGGCAGAAGTTCGACCAGACTGTCGCGCAACACCCCCACGGCGAGGCGCTGGTGGTGCGTCATCAGCAGTTGCGCTACTCCTGGCAGCAACTGGCCGATAGTGTGGATCTGCACGCCAGGGCCATGCTGGCGCTGGGTTTGCAGGCGGGGGATCGGCTCGGTATCTGGGCGCCGAACTGTGCGCAGTGGTGCATCACGCAAATCGCCACCGCGAAGATCGGCGTGATTCTGGTCAACATCAATCCGGCCTACCGCAGCTCCGAACTGGAATACGTGCTCAAGCAGTCCGGTTGCCAGTGGCTGGTCTGCGCCGGCGCGTTCAAATCCTCCAACTACCACGCCATGCTGCAAGGGCTGGCGCCGGAACTGGCAGAGCAATCCATCGGCCAGTTGCGTAGCGAAAGCCTGCCGGATTTGCGCGGGGTGATCAGCCTCGATGCGCAGCCGCCATCCGGCTTCCTGCCGTGGTCGCAACTGGCCGATCTGGCGAGCAGTGTTTCGCCCGAACAATTGCGCGAACGCAGCGACAGCCTGCACTTCGATCAACCGGTGAACATCCAGTACACCTCCGGCACCACCGGTTTCCCCAAGGGCGCGACCCTCAGTCACTACAACATCCTCAACAACGGTTACATGGTCGGTGAAAGCATCGGCCTGACCCCGAGCGACCGCCTGGTGATCCCGGTGCCGCTGTATCACTGCTTCGGCATGGTCATGGGCAACCTCGGCTGCATCACCCACGGCAGCACCATGATTTATCCCAACGACGCGTTCGACCCGTTACTGACCCTGCAAACCGTCGCCGAAGAAAAAGCCACCGGCCTGTACGGTGTGCCGACCATGTTCATTGCCATGCTCGATCAACCGCTGCGCGGCGAATTCGATCTGTCGAGTCTGCGCACCGGGATCATGGCTGGCGCGACTTGCCCGATCGAAGTCATGCGTCGGGTCATCAGCGAGATGCACATGAGCGAAGTGCAGATCGCCTACGGCATGACCGAGACCAGTCCGGTGTCGCTGCAGACCGGGCCAAACGACGAACTGGAATTGCGCGTGACCACCGTCGGCCGTACCCAGCCACAACTGGAAAGCAAGATCATCGACGAGGCCGGCAACCTGGTGCCGCGCGGCACCATCGGTGAGCTCTGCACCCGCGGTTACAGCGTGATGCTCGGCTACTGGAACAACTCGCAAGCCACAGCAGAAGCCATCGATGAGGCAGGCTGGATGCACACTGGCGATCTGGCGAGCATGAACGATGAGGGTTACGTGAACATCGCCGGGCGCAATAAGGACATGATCATCCGGGGTGGCGAGAACATTTACCCGCGTGAGCTGGAGGAGTTTTTCTTCACCCACCCGGCGGTGGCGGATGTGCAGGTGATCGGCATTCCGTGCTCGCGTTACGGTGAGGAAATTGTCGCCTGGATCAAATTCCACCCCGGCCACAATGCTTCCGAGCTGGAGTTGCAAACCTGGTGCAAGGAGCGCATCGCGCACTTCAAGACGCCACGGCACTTCAAGTTCGTCGAAGAGTTTCCGATGACGGTGACGGGCAAGATCCAGAAATTCCGGATGCGTGAGATCAGTATCGAAGAACTGAAAACAGTCGAGCGGTAA
- a CDS encoding carboxyl transferase domain-containing protein, giving the protein MAILHTQLNPRSAEFAANSAAMLEQVDALHTLLAQVAQGGGAKAQERHTSRGKLLPRERINRLLDPGSPFLEISQLAAHAVYGEDVPAAGVIAGIGRVEGVECMIVANDATVKGGSYYPLTVKKHLRAQTIAQQNRLPCIYLVDSGGANLPRQDEVFPDREHFGRIFFNQANMSAMGIPQIAVVMGSCTAGGAYVPAMADEAIMVRNQATIFLAGPPLVKAATGEVVSAEDLGGADVHCKISGVADHYAESDEHALALARRSVANLNWRKLGEVQQRTSIAPLYASDELYGVVSADAKQPFDVREVIARLVDGSVFDEFKALFGTTLVCGFAHLHGYPIAILANNGILFAEAAQKGAHFIELACQRGIPLLFLQNITGFMVGQKYEAGGIAKHGAKLVTAVACAKVPKFTVIIGGSFGAGNYGMCGRAYDPRFLWMWPNARIGVMGAEQAAGVLVQVKREQAERSGQTFSAAQEAEIKQPILDQYEEQGHPYYSSARLWDDGVIDPAQTRDVLGLALSASLNAPIEPSRFGVFRM; this is encoded by the coding sequence ATGGCTATCCTGCATACCCAGCTCAATCCCCGTTCAGCGGAGTTCGCCGCCAACAGCGCGGCGATGCTTGAACAGGTCGACGCGCTGCACACCCTGCTCGCCCAAGTGGCGCAGGGCGGCGGCGCGAAAGCCCAGGAACGTCACACCTCGCGGGGCAAGTTGCTCCCGCGCGAACGCATCAACCGCCTGCTCGATCCGGGCTCGCCGTTTCTCGAGATCAGCCAGCTCGCCGCGCACGCGGTGTATGGCGAAGACGTTCCCGCCGCGGGCGTGATTGCCGGGATCGGCCGGGTCGAAGGTGTCGAGTGCATGATCGTCGCCAACGACGCGACGGTGAAAGGCGGCTCGTACTACCCGCTGACCGTGAAAAAACACCTGCGCGCGCAGACCATCGCCCAGCAGAACCGCCTGCCGTGCATCTATCTGGTGGACTCGGGCGGCGCCAACCTGCCGCGTCAAGACGAGGTGTTCCCGGATCGCGAGCACTTTGGCCGGATCTTCTTCAACCAGGCCAACATGAGCGCCATGGGCATTCCGCAGATCGCCGTGGTCATGGGTTCGTGCACCGCGGGCGGCGCCTATGTGCCGGCGATGGCGGACGAAGCAATCATGGTGCGCAATCAGGCAACGATCTTCCTCGCCGGCCCACCGCTGGTGAAAGCCGCGACCGGTGAAGTGGTCAGCGCTGAAGATCTTGGCGGTGCCGATGTGCACTGCAAGATTTCCGGGGTCGCCGACCATTACGCCGAGAGCGACGAACACGCCCTCGCCCTCGCCCGCCGCAGCGTCGCCAACCTCAACTGGCGCAAACTCGGCGAGGTGCAGCAGCGCACGTCGATTGCGCCGCTGTACGCCAGCGACGAGTTGTACGGTGTGGTTTCGGCCGATGCCAAGCAACCGTTCGACGTACGCGAAGTGATTGCACGACTGGTCGACGGTTCGGTGTTCGATGAATTCAAGGCGCTGTTCGGCACCACGCTGGTCTGCGGTTTTGCGCACTTGCATGGCTACCCGATCGCGATCCTCGCCAACAACGGCATCCTCTTCGCCGAAGCCGCGCAGAAAGGCGCGCACTTCATCGAACTGGCCTGCCAGCGCGGCATTCCGCTGCTGTTCCTGCAGAACATCACCGGGTTCATGGTCGGCCAGAAATACGAGGCCGGCGGCATCGCCAAGCACGGCGCGAAACTGGTGACCGCCGTGGCCTGCGCCAAAGTGCCGAAATTCACCGTGATCATCGGCGGTAGCTTCGGCGCCGGTAACTACGGCATGTGCGGGCGCGCTTACGATCCGCGTTTCCTGTGGATGTGGCCGAATGCGCGCATCGGCGTGATGGGCGCCGAACAGGCCGCGGGCGTGTTGGTGCAGGTCAAGCGCGAGCAGGCCGAACGCAGCGGCCAGACCTTCAGCGCCGCGCAGGAGGCCGAGATCAAGCAACCGATCCTCGATCAGTACGAAGAGCAGGGGCACCCCTACTACTCCAGCGCACGGCTGTGGGACGACGGCGTTATCGACCCGGCGCAGACTCGCGACGTGCTGGGCCTGGCTTTGTCCGCGTCGTTGAACGCACCTATCGAACCGAGCCGCTTCGGCGTGTTCCGGATGTGA